The genomic segment AGTAGCTGTAGAATGTAGCGGTAGAAGAGTATGCAATCACAAGGGGGGAAAACATCAGTAGTGCGCGGGCAGCGTCCGGGGAAGCATGGCGTGCACAATAttatttttgggaaggaaaaatTAACACAAAGTGAACACAAAGGGCTTAACAGGCGCCAGGTTCTTTTGTGTGTGTTATTTTCCCTGATTAAAATGATAGTGTGGACGCAATCGTGTGAATATAATAGTCAAGTAAGAGGGAATGGGAAGCTACGAAAGGATACTCATTGCGTTTTGAATGGTAAAAACAACAGGGTTGGAAGCGGAAGGGACGGCGCATTGACTAGGGGAGATCCGAATGCGATCAGCAAGTGCAGCCATAACCGTAGCGATGTTGCTCGTGACACAACCAATAGTTTAGGTTTAAGGCCCGATATGCGATGCAGTGCGATTGGTGCAAGTGAAGGGATGCGGGATACACGTTCCGGTGGCAGCCATTTTTGCACAATTgtcttatttatttttttcttgccaGAAAAGAGAGGGTTGACGAAGAAGGACAGCAAGCAATTGGACGCAAAACCAAAGCAAGGTGAGCTAAAAGGGGTAACGCGACTCATTGGCGGGCTGCCGAGGACGCGATTGCTGGGTGAGCAAGCGGATCAACAAGAAAACACAGGAGAACAATATGATGTATGCATGATtagcagagagatagagagagagagagagagagagagagagagagagagagcgagaaacggaaaaacgaGAGCCTAAAGTCAAGTAACAATAGGACAGCACATTGCGGCAGCAGAAGCGACATACCCAAATGGAGGTGTAGTAGGAAATAGGGGACGAATCGATTTAGTCAGGCGCATTTAGACGATGGATCACCAGGCTCCCGGCTCGCCGAAGAGGGATCCAAATGGTGGGCCCCACCAGGCGCATTGTGGGCGCGTCTTACACTTAGTTTAGGTTACTTGTATCTAGAGATATCCTTCGGTTTTCTCCAGCGCCACCTTCACCTTACCAACAAGCGACACATGCTGGAGGAAGGGCGTTGAACTAGATTCGCTGGTAGGTCCTTTTGCTGAGCGTACAGTTTGGAGCCCGGGGAATTCGGGAACGTTAGAAGAAAAGGGTTTGAGGATTACACATGTCAAGGCAACCCGGGACTGTGACATTAGAAGGGAGGGGCCAAAGGAGTGAGGATGCGCACAAGATGGATGCAGACGCTCCATCGGACACACGATAGGTTTAAGGATGATTACGGTaaaaaggaagggagaaagagagatagaaagagatagagagatagtaGGTGGGCCTCGAGCTCTCGGGGTACACATAACATACAACCAACGCAGACGACGGACGGAAAGCGAATGGTACAGAGGTGGGAaagcaaattggaaaacaagaaataaattatttgagGAATTATATTAAAAGTGAACTCCTGGGATGGTCTTTTCTTTAACAAACTGGCGGCAAAATTCAACTGTACGAACCAGCGAACCATCCACTGCAGCTCCACTAGTTGCGGCAGTGctgtggtaaaaaaaaaaaaaaacaaacaaacaatctacATCTTATGGGGgcacttcggtattttcgggcccaaaaaaaggcccgtttatGACGATTTtctgtgacgtaaccattcaacttaattttttcaactgaatgacatattaatctgTAACTTTTGAGGAATATttgctattgttttgagcaacattcattgaaaaattaatcagtGGCAACAGAtgttggtaggcgtgtcgtcgcaaacataccttttccggttcccatcgtagctacgtgatgggtcatcaaaacaatacaaatcgatactagtttaaaagattataaatttatctatGTAAcaccgtcgagtttttgttgatattacgatttttcgctttttggcagagttttaaAGCTGctaaagtgatcacactatgatccaaaccgggttcgtcgcttgaagtcttttgatttggaccaaaaatGGCTCAGTTTCGACGATTTGTTcttagaaaactatctacctatacatgtttttgtaaatgccataataaactacaacttttcaactatATTTGACCGTAgtttggggacgatttattaaaaacctCATCTATGGCATTTTGTTTAGTGCGGAGTGCGGAGTCTGGAaaaatggatgattttttCGGTGCCCTTCGTATCGTAGCCGTGTGATGGGTGATCGGAAATGTGCAAaccgatactcgtttgaaagattataagtttttcTAGGTAGGCTcatcaagtttttgttgataatctaatttttcgttgtttggcagatttttaaagttgaaaaaggtgatgcttttttcgattttgaaaaaaaaaagtttttttaaaaaaagtatcaacaattttcatgaaatctcgacgggactacctgacaaaaagtgtacagattatgtgtttaaaatttcaaaacgatcggcacagtagtttttacggtactgcaTGTGCACCGACATTGCAAACGTTGGTTTTagggaaacgttcttcaaagttGCGCTCTTCAAAAATCTCTAACTTTGTCAGTGTTGCTGCGATTAATCCAAAAATCCGATAAACGTAACAAAACAGGAGTTAAAATTCCTCCGTAGAAAATCACCAGCAAAAGGCAGCTCGATACTGAAAGAAAAATCCACCGAGCTTCGGAGACAACAAGCAAGCTCGAAGACCAGTTTATGGAAAGGAGGGCGAATCCCGGGGCCGACGGTTGAAGATGAAAAGAAGCCTGACGAGATAATGACGGTGGCGGACGAGGATTACAGGAATGCAAGCTGGTGCAATAATGCAAATGGGGGGGGAACAACAGGTGGAACACGAATGTTGAAGAGCCCAACATTCGTGGTTCTGCTTTTTAGTAAAAATCTAGCTCAAAAACTGTGCGACGtgacaaccaaaaaaaaaaaacaaaaaaaaaaagggcatgGAAGCAAACCGCATGGAAGCTTAACCCAGAATCAAGCTAACCGGTGCGCGCAGTATGCCTGGCGCGAGAGAGCCCTCCGCGTTGGCCGCGATCAGTGGGCAGGCACAAGTGAAACAAGTTCAAGAAACTGGAACTGCGCGACTGCGTAGCGGAACTGCAGGCTGCAGGGGTTCCCTGAAAGAAGAAgcccccggccggccggccggccgggcggGCTTCTGCAGGAAAGAGCATGCTAAGTAAATGGGCGACTACAAAGGGGTCCCGAGCCCTTTTCGAAGGCCCAAAATTTCACCTAACcagaaccgacgacgacgaatgttAGAAGGCGGGAACCGGGGTCTGGAAATGTCCGGATGCTGGCAGGCCAAAAATCAGCGGAATTTTCGTGCTACTGATGTGCCCGTCCCCCCCCCGATGTGGCCTTGCCAAAAAAACCTAtgctgtctgtgtgtgtgtgtgtgtgtgtgtgtgtgcgcacagGTGTGTATACGTGGTTGTGTCTTATGCCAGCGTTTCTCCCATCTCCTATCTCGTTTTTCTTATTACCCTGCGCGGCGACTCTCGACGTGGTTCGACGGTTGGGTTGTTTTCcagggggtgagggggggggggggtggcgtaTAGCGTACCATGCCATGGTGGCTCCCCCAGCCCCTCCACCCCATGGGCAACCCGTTGCTTCGTGGCTGTggctggaaaaggaaatgaaaggaGAAAGGAACTCCAGCAGCACAGACGGCACTACCACCCTTACATGGTTACACGGTTGAGAatgagcagagagagagagagagagagagagagagagagagagagaaagagagagaaagagagagagagagatagagcgtgAATAAGAAAGAATAACCGGAGGAGAAAGAgttaaaagagagagagaaggaaaaaaaaaacccccctgGTAGGTAGGCGAGAGAtgagaaatgaaaggaaagaaaggaaagaaatggaaaaatgaaggaGATAGACTCAGAacccgggggggaggtggcACACAACTGGAATAACCACGATCCCCCATATCATCCCCCTCACCCATAAGAGaaaggggtggggaggggggcaagAATACCATTCCTCGGCCAAGCAACGGTATATGCCTGccattgctgatgctggctgaTGCGAGTGGCTACTAACTGTATCTTCAGCATGAAGACGATAAACGGGTGGTGGGGGGTTTGGTGGGTCCGCTACCACCAATACACCATAGTGGTTTGCAGCGGGAAAATCCAACGATGCAGCAGATctgcgccgccaccgccacccattCCCCAggtgtgttcggttcggttgggcaAGCGACGATctccgacggcgacgacgacgacgacgacgaacctcCGCAGAGTCGGATCCTCGCCTCCATCTCAGTGTCAGTCAGTGCCGTGAGGGGCGAACGGGCGTACGGGCGTGAGTGTGTCACAGTGAACAAAACCGCACCGGAGCGCGGCACCCGAAGAGGCCGAAAAACTGTCTGTCTTCACAGACACGACGGCCGGTGTGTGTGACTagatcaaaaacaaaaaaaaacaaaaaaccccccaCACGGCGCACGGTGCACGGCGATACGTGGCAAGGTCGGcgaattttttttcttcttctttttttcccgggAGTtcttggcccccgggggggggggggggcggaggcACGGCCACATCATCGCTCGAGAAGCttcgctgcctgcctgctgctctgagtgtgtgtttttaaaGCAGAAGCGGAagccgaaaaagggggaaattgCTAGTGAAGCGAACCATGGTCCAGCAGAGTGACGAGATagcgacggtggtggatgCGGGGTCGACCGCTGCGTACGTTTACTACATGGGACCACCGGAGTCCgaagggcaacagcagcaacatcttaTCATCGGTACCGGtgacaccggtggtggtggtggtggtggtggtggtggtggtggtggcagtggcagtgttGGTGGCCCATGTTCGTCCAGTGATACGCTGGACAGTGGCACCTGTAGCGATATCGAGGTGACGCCACCACCCCCGCTACCGAAGAAGATGTCCCAGCTGCACAAATCATCGGCCGCGGCCCTTGCGTTTGCGACGATAAACGcgcacgaacagcagcagcagcagcagcagcaccacgttgTAGAGAAGacaccggcggcggtggtggtgctggtggcgacggcggaaAGCCCGATACCCgatagccaccaccaccaccatcacatcTACCGCCAGCACCGAGAGCCAGCAGGAGGCGATAAGGATGGTTGTGGTggcgccgacgacgacggcgaccccGGGTCAGTTATCACTTGCAGGGAATTTCCCGTGCGCGaccagaaagaagaagaagaaggtgcgcCGCTAGAATGGTCCGGCGGTCTGCTGGTGTCACAGCTAGCGCCCGGTGTCCAGTGTGACAGTGCACGTAACGATGATGCCTCCGtccgccacgacgacgacgacgacgacgacgacggcgacattATCGAAAACACAACCGAACAGTCATCACTTACACGGAGGAACGGCCGGGGCAGCACTGTCACCGTCGATAGTGACGGTTCCGAATCGTGTCTGAGCTGTGACTCGCTGAACCTGGACCACAAGCACGGTACCGTAGTACCCCTGGCGGGTATCACCATCGAGGACTTTGGCCACGAACAGGACCGAGCCGCTGCCGGTACGCGtacgccgccatcgccgccctGCCGGAAGCCACatcgccacaacaacaacaacagcaacctgGTACGATCCTGCGCCGGCCTACCGGACTCGCTGCTGGCCGCCATCCGCGGTAACCGGCCGCGGGTGTACGACGAGGCGAAACTGGCCCAGCTGACAGCACCGACAACAATCCAAGGGGAGGAGGACAAGCTgctccacaacaacaccaccaccaccaccaccacacgctcGATACTGATGGACAAGATCAACAGTCTGCACGCCGCCACCGGGGGACAGCGCGATCAACTACTACTGCAACAAGCAACGGGAGCAACCAACCCTTCGGTCGTtacccccccttccccccagcacaccatcaacggcaccggcacggcCACCAGTGACAATCAAACGCGTGGCAGCTTCTTCGAGACCGATCGGTACTACAAGTTCCACATACACGAGCGATCGACGGCCgaactgaccaccaccaccaccaccagcaccagcaccggtggtggcgctgatagtgatggtggtggcagcaccTCACTGGAAACGGCCCCACCGTCGGtgttcgatgatgacgagagcTTTGCCGGGCTGAAGGATCTCACCAGCGGCACATCGACGATCCGGAGCAACAAGGGTACGGTGCGTGGCGTGAAGAACCGGGTGCGCAACGGTATCGCTACGTTTCTGCAGATGCAGCAAACCACTGGCATGAAGGTAGGTaccgagagggggggggatgggcgCCATACGAGTTCGGCTTTCCTTTCAATTCGGCCCTACCTAGGGACGCGGGAATCGCACGCGCTGGCTCATTAACCGAGCACAAAGCGGTTGAGACAAATccattacattacattacCCAGCGGAATTAACCTGGCACCAGCCAGGCTTATAAAAAGACGAACAGTTGAGTTGCTGACGAACAGTCAaatgaaagctgatcctttcgagagtagtgtgtaaaagttttggatcaatcaggggaaaaactgacaaagatagaGATTTTTGAAGagcgctactttgaagaacgtttccctAAAACCAACGTTTGCAATGTCGGTGCACATGCAGTACCgttaaaaactactgggccgatcgatttgaaattttttacacataatctgtacactttttgccaggtagccccgtcgagattttatgaaaattgttgatacttttctagaaacaaatcgccaaaaatcgtgtttttaagcaaaatcgaaaaaaaacgtcaCTTTTTCGACTTCAAACCGCTGCAAAAATCTTAAAGAgagaaattgaacaaaaacgCAACAGAGCTACGTAgaaaaacttataatctatccaATGAATATCGGTTTGTAcatttctgatcacccatcacacAGTTACGATGTGAtgagcaccgaaaaaagtacattttttcCCGATATGCATTCTTAGATCTCAAAccacggatgaagttttccaTAAATCTTTCCCGAAATATGACCAAAcgttcttcaaaagttgtagtttattatggcatttactaAAAATACATATGgcttgatacttttttttaaaaacaattcaTCAAACATGAGCTGTTTTTGGtaggaatcaaaagacttcaacgggcgaacccggtttgacaaaACGCCGTCACCGTGCTCAAAGTCGCGGACCATCCAGTAGCACAAAAAGTACTtggccgattgatttgaaatttttaacacataatctgtacactctttgctaggtagccccgtcgagattccCTGAAAATtggtgatacttttttttaaacaaatctttaaaatttgtgtttttaggcaaaatcgcaaaaaggatcaccgttttcaacttcaaaaatctaccaacaatcgaaaaatacgaaattccacaaaaacccgacggggctacctagacaaagttataatctttcaaacgaaaatcgatttgcatatttccgATCATCCATCACACGGCTACGATACGAAGGGCACcgaaaaaatcattcattacTCCAGGCCTTCTACTCCTAAACAagatgccatggatgatgtttttaataaatcgtccccaaactacgaccaaatatagttgaaaagttttagtttattatggcatttacaaaaacatgtataggtaGATGGTTTTCTTAGAACAAATCGTCGAAACTGAGccatttttggatcaaatcaaaagactttaagcgacgaacccggtttggatcatagtgtgatcactttagcaactttaaaaatctgccaaaaatcgaaaagtaagaatatcaacaaaaactcaacggggctaccttgataaacttataatctttcagcagctacgatgggcaccagaaaaagtatcttttcgaagacacgactgcctaaatttgatggcatggattcatttttcaattaatgttgctcaaaacaataccaaatattcttcaacagttgtagattattatgttatttatttgaaacaatacagttgaatggttactccacaaagaaaatcattaaaaacgggcctttttgtgtcccgaaaataccgaagtccccccttaaactagcatgagtttgttttgtttggtttagccgtCCTGCCAGCATTTGTTGTACGTGCACGTGTAGTCAGATCCCATTTTGCgcggatttatgatgttgtTCTTCTCTCATTCACTAAAATCTGTAGCATTGTCCATTAATCCTTTGAAAAAACCCCACTTTTCTCCCCACGATTCACGATGGGATCAAGATTATCGCTATTTTTCAgcatttttccatcagctgtgtgtgcttgatgaagtatttgaaccatttttctgttaGATAAGCTCGCTAATTATGGTAGGTTATGATTTTTActatggtgctatttttatttcgcacggtttttttttaattaaaaattgagtTTAAATGTTCTTACTAGTAAAAAATATCCCAAATAGCAGTTCAAAACATTGATAGTGAGCACACGGATAAAATTAGCATAGAGACTGGCATTGTTTCtaagatttttggaaaaataatgtGTACGagctggacgacgacgaaccttTACGAGTGAAGCACGGAGCCGTGACATTCACTTGCTTAATAGActgctttttgttgttgttgttgttgttgttttttgttggtctTCTCCAGCAACATCGACCAACACCGGCCCGCCTCACCGGGATTCGCGGTCACTGCACTGCATTGCtcatctccttcttctccttcctcttcttcttcttctgcttcttctcctacTCGGCCCCAGCTTATGTGCGTCACTCACTCCGAAAGCAGCACCTGATTACAGGCCTACTGCTTTTCGATCTCTTTTCAAAACCGCTATTAGTGTGAGTAATTCCCCCCttgacaaaaacaaaaaaaaagtaaagagGTAACTAACGCGCGACGGTGAAAGTGTTgtggtgcttcttcttttctcttatCAATCAGGCCCGCCCGGTGCCAGCgcgttcgaaaaaaaaggattgcaACAATAACAGTGTGTGAAGAGCTCCGAAACGCTCTAGGCTCGCTTGTGGGTGtgattgggggggggggggggggggagttttgAGATGTGGAAATACGTGTGCAGACaagcatgatgatgaaaattatTATGAGAAAGAAAATTGGAGCGTGtagcggggagggggggccgCGACGGAGGAGATGTCTTCTCATACGCCACCCTAATAAATTGATGCGCATGTGAACGGCGCGATCTGCTTAGATCGGGGGCATGACCCGCCCAAATCTTCACCGGCGCACATCACACGCTTAGTATACACCTGGTATACTACCTGGACTGGGTTGTTGCAGGTTacccacacccacccacaaacAGCATTATGTAATTAGACGCTGAAATTGCCACATTCCTTTCTCCTCTCGGCTGCGGCAGCGAGacggtttttttggtttgagTTGCCCATggttaacaaaaaaacaaaaaaaaaaaccccttatAACCGACGCATACGTGTACCAATTTTGCAACAATTGAAAGTAAAGGTGTATTATACGGTGACGATAGCAACTTTCCTAGCCGATTGAAACTTTcattgggggtggtggtgtggtttgcgAAACTGCCATTTCAGATcgcacggccacggcagcaacacacccatacacattCCAATTAATGACAACTTGCAAAATTAATGCTGCTCTTCCCAAAAAGAATTTTTGTCGCAAAACTAAAGGGGGTAATAACTAAGCGAGGAACTGGCAATTTTAGCAAACGGTTAATCGTGCAAACACACTGCTACATTGTGGTACCGGTTGGCGCTGCAACGAGAGTGtgctgaggggggggggggggggggtttgcggCGGAACTGGATGTAACGGTAGTTTAGTCTGTTTCATGTGTACGAGGCGATGATTATTTCCTTGTCCACCTAACGTCTACCGAGCGTATTGGCCGCTGATCGATGCCATACCAACCCCAAACCATCGAGGAAATCGAGGTTCCGTGCGACGTGcaactccagcaccaccaccgcctggcATCCGGGCCCAAGAACCGGTTTCGCGGCGGCTTTCCGGGTTGGGTTCTTTTCGCGTTCGCTGCATGCTTGCGCCCCTTGCAACCGGGTGTAGGTCATGAATACGCTCACGTTTCTGGTTTTTGAATGACGGACACCATGACCTATATCACTCCACAAATACCAGGGCAAAACCAGATCAGGGCTGTTGATCAGTTCAGTTCCATTTGTATCGCTACCGGAAATGCCCCTTTGCAACCGCATGCGAATCGACGAAGGACAGATTTTAGTGTAGTAAGTGAATGATACTGATGATTGATAATCAGTATGGTTGATCGGAgctttttcaacgatttgctTTTAGCGtttaaaactgtttttttcgTATAGACGTCTACTATGATTTGTGGTGTTTGTTACTCATTGCTGAACAATATTACAACAACATTTTGCTAAAAAAGCTTTACATAactggttaaaaaaaagtatcaacaatttttacgaAATCTTGACgcgactacctggcaaaaagtgtacagattatgtgtaaaagaattcaaaacgatcggcccagtagtttttacggtactagatgggcaccgattttgaaaacgttggcttTGAGGAAACGCTCTTGaaagccttgtatgaaacgcggattttcaaaaatctgtatctttgtcagtttttcctcgattgatccaaaacttttacacaatactcttgaaagggtCAGCTTTCAGGgcaaaatgttaaaaacatgtgtcacaaataaaaaataaataccgaagtccccccttaattgTGGATGCCACAAGCTTTGATACATAATCTGGCACTGCAGTAGCTTTGCCGGCAGTCGATTGTGGTTGTTTGTGGTAACGAACGCTTTGTGATAATGCGATAGTACGGTAGTTATCAACCCGGTGGCTGTCCGCGTTGGATTGGCGATAACCAGCTGTTTTCATGCCTTGCAAAATTTTGATTGCTCAACTGAAAGCATGTATAGCCGACCAAACGACTGACAGAATGCACGGCTTAtcaatgagaaaaaaaacgctgtgtgatggctgatgatgatgacaattgACCTTGACGGAGGACAGTCAGAATGGGTTAATGAATTTCATCACATAATACAAAAAATGCATAGTTGATAACGGATGACGAGCTGTCAATTACtattaaaacataattaataCATAAATAAATACG from the Anopheles aquasalis chromosome X, idAnoAquaMG_Q_19, whole genome shotgun sequence genome contains:
- the LOC126574105 gene encoding uncharacterized protein LOC126574105, with the protein product MVQQSDEIATVVDAGSTAAYVYYMGPPESEGQQQQHLIIGTGDTGGGGGGGGGGGGGSGSVGGPCSSSDTLDSGTCSDIEVTPPPPLPKKMSQLHKSSAAALAFATINAHEQQQQQQQHHVVEKTPAAVVVLVATAESPIPDSHHHHHHIYRQHREPAGGDKDGCGGADDDGDPGSVITCREFPVRDQKEEEEGAPLEWSGGLLVSQLAPGVQCDSARNDDASVRHDDDDDDDDGDIIENTTEQSSLTRRNGRGSTVTVDSDGSESCLSCDSLNLDHKHGTVVPLAGITIEDFGHEQDRAAAGTRTPPSPPCRKPHRHNNNNSNLVRSCAGLPDSLLAAIRGNRPRVYDEAKLAQLTAPTTIQGEEDKLLHNNTTTTTTTRSILMDKINSLHAATGGQRDQLLLQQATGATNPSVVTPPSPQHTINGTGTATSDNQTRGSFFETDRYYKFHIHERSTAELTTTTTTSTSTGGGADSDGGGSTSLETAPPSVFDDDESFAGLKDLTSGTSTIRSNKGTVRGVKNRVRNGIATFLQMQQTTGMKNYKDKESGKVVIYSTSMGIVRETYTKCMSVKQILRTLLVKFEEKDIFMSNEYQQEIRERMQTDCVTVPQVFVDGQHFGDAECIERLNENGELRKMLKPYKCLESPYTCKVCGGYRLLPCPSCGGSKKSIHRNHFTAEFVALKCMNCDEVGLVKCHNC